Sequence from the Desulfovibrio sp. genome:
TGAGCGCGCTGAGCAGCACGTTGATAAACGGCGTGTTGGCATTGAGCCCGCCAAAGGCCGAGCCGTTGTTGGCCCCGGCAGAGGTGGCCGCGTACAGAATTTCGCTGAAACCATGGGGCAGGGCGTTGTTGAGGCTATCAACCACCTGCGGCACAAGACTCATGAGTCCGGCACCCACCAGTATGGCAACGGGCGTGGTAAGGCAGACCACCACGGCCATCTTCATCTCATAAGGTTCCACCTTTTTGCCCAGATATTCCGGGGTGCGGCCCACCATCAGGCCCGCCATGAATACGGTCAGCAGCACAAAGGCCAGCATGCCGTACAGGCCGCTGCCCACGCCGCCAAAAACCACTTCGCCCAGCTGCATGAGCACCATGGGAACCAGTCCACCCAGGGGGGTGAGGCTGTCGTGCATGGCGTTGACCGAACCGTTGGAAGCGGCCGTGGTGGCGGCAGCCCATATGGCGCTGTTTGTTACACCAAAGCGCGTTTCCTTGCCTTCCATATTGCCGCTAGCGTGGGGCAGCGCGCTTGCGCGGGCGGTTACGTCCACTTGCCCGGCCTGCGCCAGTTGCGGCGTGGCGTTTTGTTCTGCCCAGGCCGTAAAGCCGATGGCGGCGGCCAGAAGCAGGGTCATGGCCAGAAAAATTGCCGCCCCCTGGCGCATGTCGCCAATCTGCCTGCCAAAGGTAAAACACAGTCCAGCGGGAATGATCAGCAGAGAGAGCATCTCAAGCAGGTTGGCGAGCGGAGCGGGGTTTTCGTGCGGGTGGGCCGAGTTTGCGCCGTTGTAACCGCCGCCGTTGGTGCCGAGCTGCTTGGGTGCAACCTGCGAGGCTTGCGGCCCCATGGGAACCATCTGTTCGGTGACAGTTGCCCCGTCTTCGGTCTGCATGGGTTCAAGCAGGGCAACTGTCTTGTAAGGCGAAAAATTCTGCGGCACGCCCTGCCAGATGAGCAGCAGTGAGAGCACAAGTGAAAGCGGCACAAGAATGTACAGGGTGGCACGTGTGACATCGGCCCAAAAGTTGCCCAGGCTCGTGCCGTGCCCCGTACTGCGGCCAGACCGCAGACCGCGTATAAAGGCAAACAGTACCGCAATGCCCACGGCGGCGGAAACGAAATTCTGCACCGTAAGCCCTGCCATCTGGGCCAGATAGCTCATGGCATTTTCGCCCGAATAGGACTGCCAGTTTGTGTTGCTGACAAAACTTACAGCCGTGTTCAGGGCCAGATGCCAGCTTGTACCGGCTATGCCCTGTGGATTGAGCGGCAAATTGTGCTGCTCCATGAGCAACATCATCAGGGCCGCAATACTCACAAGGCTGAAGAGCATCACGCAGCCGAGGTAGTGTTTCCAGCTCATCCTTTCTGCCGGGTTAACTCCCATAAGGCGGTAGATGCCGCGCTCGCACGGGGCCAGAATTTTTTGCAGCCACAGCGGTTCGCCGTCCATGACCTTGCCCATGTATATGCCCAGCGGCCACGCCAGCAGAGCGAGCAGTATAATGTAGAGCAGACATTGCCCAACCATGTTTTCCATAACGTCCTCCTGCGGGCTTTAGGTTTTGCCCACGGAAACACGGTATGAAAAAACGCATAAAATGGGTGTTAAACTTTGGGGCGGGATATAAAATCTGTATTAAATCTGGCGCTGTGACTGTGGCTGGCAAGCGACCTGCTTGACATTGTTCAACTGATGTTGAATTGTCGGCCAATGGAAACAAAAAAAGCCACAAAGATCTTTGAGGCTCTGATGTCGGCAGAACGTCTTGGCATCTTTCGCCTGCTGGTAAAGCACGCGCCAGAAGGGCTGGTTGCGGGCGAGCTTTCGCAGTTGACGGGCATTCCCAAGAGCAACCTGTCGTTTCATCTCAAGGCCATTGCCAGCAGCGGGCTGGTAAGCATGGAGCGCGAGGGACGCAACACACGCTACCGCGCAAGCATCCCCCTGATGCTTGAGGTTATCGCCTATCTTACTGCCGAATGCTGCTCTGGCAATCCGGATTATTGCAGGCAGTGCCGCACGGAAAGCAATGTTGAACCCAGCCTGTTGCCAACCTGCCGTGAAGACAGAGAACCATAAAATGGAGATATACCATGAGCACGCCTGAAAAAGGCATAACCGGTGGCCAGGTGAGGGATACTGTACGCGAGGGCTACGCAGCCATCGCCACAGGCCGCAGTACCTGTTGCTGCGGCGGTTCGTGCGAAGCCAGCGACCCCATGCGGCTGGCCGAGTCCATTGGCTACACGGCGCAGAGTCTTGCCAATCTGCCAGATGGGGCCAACATGGGGCTGTCGTGCGGTAACCCCGTGGCCATAGCCGCCCTCAAGGAAGGGCAAGTTGTGCTTGATCTGGGCAGCGGCGGTGGTTTTGACGTGTTTCAGGCGGGTCAGATAGTCAAGACCTCTGGTCGGGTGATAGGGGTGGATATGACCCCGGAAATGCTCGCCAAAGCGCGGAAAAATGTTGATTTTTATCAGCAGAATACGGGTCTGGACAATGTGGAATTTCGCCTTGGCGAGATTGAGCATCTGCCAGTGGCGGATGGAATCGTTGATGTGGTGCTTTCAAACTGCGTCATTAATCTTTCGCCAGACAAACCGCAGGTTTGGCGCGAAGTTTTTCGGGTGTTAAAGCCAGGTGGCAAGGTTTCTGTTTCTGATCTGGCGTTATTGAAACCCCTGCCGGATAATATCAGGGAAATGGCGGCTGCCCTGGTGGGATGCGTGGCCGGTGCGGCTCTGGCAGGAGATACAAGATCAATGCTTGAATCTGCGGGCTTCAAGTCCATCGTTCTTACACCCAAGCCGGACTATGTGCGCAGCATGCAGAGCTGGAATGATCCGCTGTACAGGCAGATTGCCGAGGCTCTGCCCAAGGGAGAAGACCTGGCTGACTATATCGTCAGCCTCTCCATTGAGGCCGCAAAATAGGGGT
This genomic interval carries:
- the arsM gene encoding arsenite methyltransferase, with the protein product MSTPEKGITGGQVRDTVREGYAAIATGRSTCCCGGSCEASDPMRLAESIGYTAQSLANLPDGANMGLSCGNPVAIAALKEGQVVLDLGSGGGFDVFQAGQIVKTSGRVIGVDMTPEMLAKARKNVDFYQQNTGLDNVEFRLGEIEHLPVADGIVDVVLSNCVINLSPDKPQVWREVFRVLKPGGKVSVSDLALLKPLPDNIREMAAALVGCVAGAALAGDTRSMLESAGFKSIVLTPKPDYVRSMQSWNDPLYRQIAEALPKGEDLADYIVSLSIEAAK
- a CDS encoding helix-turn-helix domain-containing protein, with the translated sequence METKKATKIFEALMSAERLGIFRLLVKHAPEGLVAGELSQLTGIPKSNLSFHLKAIASSGLVSMEREGRNTRYRASIPLMLEVIAYLTAECCSGNPDYCRQCRTESNVEPSLLPTCREDREP
- the kdpA gene encoding potassium-transporting ATPase subunit KdpA — encoded protein: MENMVGQCLLYIILLALLAWPLGIYMGKVMDGEPLWLQKILAPCERGIYRLMGVNPAERMSWKHYLGCVMLFSLVSIAALMMLLMEQHNLPLNPQGIAGTSWHLALNTAVSFVSNTNWQSYSGENAMSYLAQMAGLTVQNFVSAAVGIAVLFAFIRGLRSGRSTGHGTSLGNFWADVTRATLYILVPLSLVLSLLLIWQGVPQNFSPYKTVALLEPMQTEDGATVTEQMVPMGPQASQVAPKQLGTNGGGYNGANSAHPHENPAPLANLLEMLSLLIIPAGLCFTFGRQIGDMRQGAAIFLAMTLLLAAAIGFTAWAEQNATPQLAQAGQVDVTARASALPHASGNMEGKETRFGVTNSAIWAAATTAASNGSVNAMHDSLTPLGGLVPMVLMQLGEVVFGGVGSGLYGMLAFVLLTVFMAGLMVGRTPEYLGKKVEPYEMKMAVVVCLTTPVAILVGAGLMSLVPQVVDSLNNALPHGFSEILYAATSAGANNGSAFGGLNANTPFINVLLSALMLAGRFVPIAAILVIAQSMAGKKTVAASAGTLSTCNGMFVFLLVFVVLLVGALSFFPALALGPVAEHLQMAR